In Sphingopyxis macrogoltabida, the sequence GAGCGTGTCATTGATACGGTGCCGGGCCGGCTCAGCGATGAATTCTGACCCGCCGGTTTGGGAGGAAGTCCGTCAGGGCTTCCTCCTTTCTTTTTGCTCGCAGCCCTTTGCAGACCACGTCAGACCAGGCGCAATTGTCGATGGCCGACTTCAATCCTGGGCATCGGGTTTGTCCAGGTCAGCAAGTCGCTCTGGCATTTCCAGGACCTTCAAAGCCGCCGCCTCGATCGCCTCTGCCTGTGTGGGGAAAGCCTCGGCCGAACTGATTGACACCCCGTTTGAATAGGTGATCGTCGCTTGGAAGCCGTTGCCCTTGGGTGTCGCGCTCAGTGTGACCTGGGTCATGCTCAGGCTCCTCGTTGCCTGCTTTCAGACAACCATCATAGGCCCTGGTCCGTTCTGTGACTATCGAGATCCGGGCGACGGCAGCCCGCGAGCCATCTCAAGAAATCGGCATCGCAAAACGCATCGTCCGTTACTGGCTCAATGGCTGGTTCCTGACCTTGCAGCTGGGGACTGGGGAGCACACCCTACGCGACGGGTCGCAGGAAAAGAAGGAAGGGAAGTGGCGTAAATACAGATGCATAGGCGGAATTTTCTGAAATGGCAGCTTCTCCGTCAAAAATGACTTGGGTGGAAGTGATCCCGTGGATTTGACCAAAGCCGGACCGAGAATGGCGGAATTCCATCAGGTTGCGACGTTCTTGACATGTTCTTGAATCTGACTTAGTGTCGCTCCTGCCTTTCGCAGTGTGAATCGGGCTCCTGACCATAAGGAGTCCGTGCATGACACGGCCAATCTGTCTCCAGGTTTACATCTCCAGCGAGCTTAGCTCGCTGATCCGTAAGGCTGCCAAGGCCAAGGGGATCAGCATGAGCGAGTGGGTTCGCGCCTTGCTCGCCAATGCCTGCACCGAGGACGATCTTGCGTCCCGGCTCGACGCTTCCATTGAACGCATTTCACGCCGCTCGATATTCCTCATGGTCGGTGTGGATGCGCTGCTGGCGGGGCACCCCGATCATGCTCTTCGCAGCCGGGCTCACCAGGCTTATGCGCGCAAATGCAAGGAGCTCGGTCTCTCCACGTCCGCCGGCGAGGGAGGTTCCGATGAAGCGTAACCTCGTCAACTTCACGCGCGGCAGCCAGCTGCTCGGACACTTCAGCTTCATGTTCGCGGCGGGTCTCAAGGGCCCCCTGATTGTCGCCGCGCTTGTGATCACATGGACCTCGTGGTGGACCATCTCGGCAGGTCTCACCGACCACGAAGTCTACCTGGTCTGGATGCGGATCTACGCCGCCATCTACGGCTTCATGGAGTTCGATCCTGCCAAGCGGATCACTCTGGAGACAGCCTTCGGCGCGACCATTCAGTTTCCGATTTCGCAGCTCGATCATTATCCGCCGGTCGTCCATGCCTGGGAGAAACTCACGGCTCTGCTGAGCAGTGCCTTGTGGCGTTCCGGGTTCCTTTTGGTCCCCGCTTTTGCGGTCTTCTACTGGTTCGCTGAGCGGTTCGGTGGTCGCTCCAAGGAGCGCAAGCACGAGCGCGGCGCGATGCTTGTCACGCTCCCCGAGCTTGTCGATGAACTGACCACCCACAACCGGCGCGAGCGCACCCGTGAGCTCGATCAGGCTATGGGCTGGAAGTGGCGGCTCAGCCTGCCGCGAGAGATCGCCCGGGTCTTTCCCTACCGGCCATCGCATATTGCCACGGTCGCCTATCCATGGCGCCTCGAGCAGAGCCACGCGATGCTCATTGGCACCACCGGCATGGGCAAGACCGTGGCGATCTCGGATATGATTGCGGAGGCAAGAGCCAAGGGCCAGCGCTGCATCGTCTTCGATTTGACCGGCGCCTTTATCGAACATTTCCATGCGGCCCACTGCGACATCATCCTGAACCCGCTGGATGCGCGCTGCCCCCAATGGAGCCTGTTCGACGAATGCCGCACTGAGGGGGAGTTCTGGGCAGCTGCGGATGCCCTGGTACCCCATGACGGGGGCGGCGAGGCGCAGTTCTGGGTGATCGCCGCCCGTGCCCTGTTCGTCGAATTCTGCCTCAAACTCCTGGCCGATGGCAGGGCGAGCAACGAAGCACTTGCCCGCGAGCTAATGACCGCGGACCTGTCGCGCGTTCATGCCATGATGCGTGGCACCATAGCCGATCCACTGACCGCACCGGAAGCCGCCCGCATGGCGGAATCGATCCGCGCCGTGTTCAACGTCAATGCCAAGGCGCTCAAGTTATTGCCGGCTACCGGGCCTCGCTTCTCGGTCCGAAAGTGGATCGAAGAGGGCGCAGCTGGAGTTCAGGACCAGGGCTCAATCCTGTTCATATCTGCCCGCTACGTCGACATGAGCGTCTGCGCGCAGCTGCTCACGCTCTGGCTCGATACAGCGATGAATACGCTTATGACTGGCCCACGCACCCGCGATCTCAAGTGCTGGTTCTTCGTCGATGAATTGGGGGCATTGCATCGCCTGCCAGCCCTCGAGAAAGGACTGCAGACAGCGCGCAATTTCGGCGGCGCTATTGTCCTTGGCATCCACGCCTACGCCAAACTCAAGGAAGTCTACGGCGAGAACATGGCGATGACCCTGTCATCGCTGGCCCGGACGAAACTGATCCTCGGCACCGCCGACCGGGAAACGGCTACCTGGTGCTCCGACTTCATTGGCCATCGCCAGGTGCGCGACATGGAGGAGGGCTACACCTACGGCTACAACAATGCCCGTGATGCGGTGAGCCTCACCCCGCGCAAGCACATCGAGCCGCTGCTGCTGCCCGACCAGTTGATGAACCTGCCGCGGCTGTCCGGGTACATCAAGTTCCCCGATGGTTTCCCCGCCGCACCCGTCAGGCTCACCCCGGTCAACCGGCCCAAGCGAGCGGAGACCTTCATTGCCCGGGTGAAGGATGGCCCAAAAGCTCCGGTTGCCGAGCCTCAGCCGCCGGCACAGCAGGCGCGGCAGTCGACAGCATCAACGGGCAATGAGCATCCCTCGTCTAACGACGATGGGGCGGGCAAGCCGGTCGTGCCCAAGCAGGGAGAACTGGCCCTCGACCAGAGGCAGCAATCCGAGCCGAAACAGAAGCCTGACGCGCACGTAAAGGATTTGCGGCAGCCCGTTGAAAGCAGGCCCGGCAAGACGCCGAAGGAGCAGGAACGGGCCGCTCGATCGGGGAAAGAGAAGGCGGGCAACGCCAAGCGAGAGAGTTCGAACACCCGAACTGAAGCAACGCCTAGAAAGGCAGGACCCTCCGCCCGCCCGCTCCTCCCGACCGGCGAGGCCGCCGCGACGCAGGATCAGTCAGCTACTCCCAAGGGCACTGCTCGGGCTGGAACGTCGGAAGCGAAGCCGCCGCAAGAGGGTAGGCCGGACAATTCTAAAAGCACCGGCTCCAGCGATGCAGCAGCGCGCAAGCTGATGCTCGAGGATGGGCTGCGCGAGCAGGAACCGCCGCCGATGACGGGGCCCGACCTCGGCGACATGGAGATGTGAGCATGTCACCGATTGCCACCGCTACGGGAGACGGTCGATGCTGTCGGTAGCCAACGTCCGCACCGCGGGCGGCGCGGCCAACTACTTTGCTGCCGACAACTACTACACGCGGGCCGATGCCGACCGCTCCGGCGAATGGCTCGGGAAGGGCGCTGCCGCGCTGGGGCTAAATGGGACCGTAGACGCGCGGCAGTTCGAGGCGATCCTCAAAGGCATGCTGCCCGATGGCAGCCGGGTTGGCAGTGACAATCGGGCGCATCGGGCAGGGACCGATCTCACCTTTTCAATGCCGAAAAGCTGGTCGGTCCTCGCGCTGGTGGGCGGTGACAAACGGATCCTCGATGCCTACGCCGCGGCCGTCCGGGAAACCCTGCGCTGGGCCGAGAAAAACCTCGCGGAGACCCGGATGGATGTCCGCGGCAGGGAGCGCGTCGTGCAGACCGGCAACCTTGCGATCGCGCTCTTTCAGCACGACACCAACCGCAACCAGGAGCCCAATGCGCATTTCCATGCCGTCATTGCCAATGTGACCCAAGGGCCGGACGGCAAATGGCGGGCGTTGCGCAACGATAAGCTTTGGCAGCACAATACCCTCCTCAATGCCATGACCATGGCCCGGTTTCGTCTGGACGTGGAGAAGCTCGGCTACGAGGTTGGGGAGTTCGGCAAGCACGGTAACTTTGAGGCTGTCGGGGTGCCCAAGGCCGTGCGTGATGCCTTCAGTTCCCGGCGTGCAGAGATCCTGGAGGCAGCGGCCCAGATGAACTTCTCTGGGCCAGGCGTCCTGGATGCCGCAACCTTGATGACCCGAGCAGAAAAGGGACGGATCGAGGATCGCGATGCGCTGACGCAGCAGTGGCGGGAGACCTCCGCGAGGTTCGGCTTTGATCCCGCCGTGGTCATTGCCAGAGCCAATGCACGCAGTGCGCAGGACCTCGGAAACGTGACCGGCTTTGGCCCTTCCGTGCGAGCGCTTGTCCGCCAAGGGCAAGCCCTTGCAGCCACCTTTGCCGAACGCCTGGGCCTGCGTGAAGGCGATCCGCTGATACCTGCACGTATGGGTAACCGCAGCGTGGAGCAGGTCGCCGCAATCCATGCGGTTGCCTCGGCTGTCCGGCATCTGGGCGAGCGGGAAGCAGCCTTCACCCGCTCGGAGATCTATCGCGCGGCGCTTGGCTTTGCGCTGCCGACCTCGCTCGCCGAGATCGAGCACCGGGTCGACCAGCTCGTGCGTCAGGGTCATCTGGAAAGGGGCAGGGGAGGCGACCGGGACCTCCTGACAACGCGCGATGCAATCAGGCTTGAGCAACGTATCATTGCGGCGGTCGAAAGTGGGCGCGGTGTGGTCCCGGCGATTGTCTCGCCCGACCTTGCCGGCGAACGCCTGCAGGCCCTCTCCCAGATCAAATACGGGCTCACCTTGAACGCTGGGCAGGAAGGGGCGGGGCGGTTGCTGCTTGGATCGCACAACCGCATCGTCGCCATCCAGGGCGTCGCCGGTGCGGGCAAGAGCACAGTCCTCAAGCCCGTGGCGGACATTTTGCGCGAGGAGGGCAGGGCCGTACTCGGGCTCGCTGTGCAGAACACGCTGGTCCAGATGCTCGAGCGCGAGACGGGTATTCCGTCGATGACTGTATCGCGGTTTCTGCGCCAGCACAGCGACCTGCTCGAAGGGGCTGACGCGGCTCGCCTTGCCGAGGCGCGCGCAGCTATGCGGGGTACTGTCGTGCTGCTCGACGAAGCATCGATGGCCGGCAATGCCGACAAGGAAAAGCTGGTGCGGCTGGCCAACCTGCTCGAGCTCGGCCGCTTTGCCAGCATCGGTGACCGCAAGCAGCTTGGCGCAGTCGATGCCGGTAAGCCGTTTGATGTGATGCAGCAGGCCGGAATCGAGACTGCGGTGATGGACACTAACCTCAGGGCGCGGACCGAGGCGCTGCGTAATGCCCAGCAGGCTGCCCAAGAGGGACGGATCGAGGACGCCATGCGTCATCTGGCGCCCCAGGTGATCGAGGTGGGAAACGGAGCTGCCGTCGAGGCTGCGGCGGCATGGTTGTCGCTCCCATCAGGGGAGCGCGAGGCAACCGCAATCTATGCTTCGGGCCGGGTCCTGCGCGGCGCGGTGAACGAAGCCGTACAGACGGGCCTGAAGGCAAACGGGGAATTGGGACCTGGGGCGATGCGCCTCAGTACCCTGTCACGCGTCAACGTCACCCGCGAAGAGCTGCGTTATGCCAGCACCTATGCGCCCGGCATGGTGGTCGAGGTCGCGCGCCGCCAACGGGGGCAGGGCCTTTCTCCCGGCGAGTATCGCGTGGTCTCGGCCGACATCGCGCGCGAGCGGGTCACGCTGGAAAACGAGCGGGGGCGCCAGTTCGAGCTTCGTCCGGGCAAGTTCCGGCCACAAGGTGAGCAGGATGCACTGCGGCTCTTCGAGGTGCGTGAAATCGACATCCACACTCATGACCGGATTCGATGGACAGAGACCGATCACAAGCGGGGCCTGCTTAATGCCGACCAGGCTCGGATTGTTGCAGTCGACAGCGCCGGGGTGGTTGTGAAGACATCTCTCGGTGGAGAGCACAGGCTGGAGCAGGGCGACCCGATGCTCCGCCGTCTCGATCTCGCCTATGCGCTCAATGCCCATATGGCTCAGGGGCTCACCTCCGATCGCGGCATCGCGGTCATGGACAGCCGTGAGCGCAATCTGGCCAACCAGCAGACGTTTCTCGTGACGATCACGCGGCTGCGCGATGGCCTCACCCTGTATGTCGATAATGCGGGCAAACTCGAAGCGGCGGTCGAGCGCAACGCCGGAATGAAGCGCTCGGCGTTGGAGACGGTTGATCTGCTCCGCGATGCAGCCGCCAAAGGGCAGGCAAAAGACCGTGCGCCTGCGCCTGAACGCAAGCCTCCAGAGCTCGATCGCTCGATCGCCAAGCCCTTCGAGATCGGCATATAGTGTCGCCACTTCCACACCTCTCCGCACGCCGCTGGTTGACGATAAGTTCTTTATTTGTTCTCATGGGCGCATGCGCCGAATCTCTGACGACCTTTTTCTGACCCACCTCGAAGTCGCCCTGGCCGTTGCGCCAGAGCACACCCTCGCTCGCCTCAATGCCGATGATCCGCGTGTGCAGCGTGGTGCGCGTGTCGATCTTGCTCGCCATCTGGTGGAGCGCATGCGTGGTTTCAGGATCGAAGGCGATGCCAGTGGCCCATCCAGCGCGCAGACATGTCTGTTTCCAGGCGATCTATCGCCGATCGGATGAACGAGACGGTAGCGTCGAAGACGGCTACTGCAGCCGGGCGCCATCACGGTTTGAGGTCAGCTGGACAATCCGCTCAGCGATGGCCTGCCACGCACGAATTCCTGCCTGATCGCCCGCGAGAGCGAGAGCGCCAATCTGTTCGGCGACGTGCAACGGTGCCTTGTCGCCATGGGTTCGCAGGACATGGTTGGCACAGGCCCAGAGTTCCCAATCGCTGAGCATCAAGAAAGCTGCCCCGCAAGGCCGGCCAGGGTCGCCAGAAGTCCGTAAATCACGAAACCACCAACGAGCAGGCGTTCGATTGGAAGCTGCATTCGGCGAGGTTGGGCTGTCCCTGCCGGCCAGACCTGCTTGCAGATCAAGCCGTTGAAGCCCGCACGGTGGCCAGTGACCTCGACCTCGCGGCCGACAAGGCGTCGAGCTGACCTTGGCGCATCCAGTTCCCAGTGGCCGCCGCCTGCCTGGAGCAAGAGGCCAAGCGGCCCTTCGACGAGCTCCCCACGAAGGTGTAGGTCGGGGCTTACCGGCACGCTGGCCCTTTCCAGTAACGGTCCCATCGCAGCACCGTTCGCGTACGGATCATTGCGCAGGAGAGATCTGCGCCGGAGGGCAGGCGGCACCAGGCAGCCGTGCGGCTTCCGCCTGCAGAACCTTCCGAGCGGCACGACAGCCGCGGACCTCGAACCACAATGTGACCGGTCTGGATCGTCCCGCGCGCGCCGCCCATCAGCTGGACGAGCGTATCGCGTGCCTCAATCGCCGTGGCATCGGGGCAGGGCTGATTGGTGCGGCAGCTGCCATCCATTTCCCGGGCAGCGATGCCAGCGATGCGAATGCGGGGCCCTTCCGCACACCATACCGGGCCATCGCCATCCCAGACATGGGTTGGTGTGCAGGTGAAGGTCTGACTGGAGGCGACGATCGAGGCGGCAAGGAGGGCAAGCATAAGATGACCTCCTTAAAGCGCCCGTCCGAACCAGAGAACCCGTCCGACGATGTTGAGCGTCCGCTTTTCCAGGCCGCGCCAGCTCGGATAGGCCGGGTTGTCGCTCAGAACCGAAGCGCGCTTGCCCTGCGGTTCGAGGGCAATCCGCTTGACGCTCAGCATGTCATCCATCCGCAGGACATAGATCCCGTCTCTCAGACGCGCCTGGCCATCTGCAAGATCGACCATGACCTCGTCACCATCGTGGAGGGTAGGCTCCATCGAGTCGCCATGCACGGCGATGATCGACAGGCTCGATGCCTTGCTGGCGGTCAGCCGGCGTAGCCACTTCTCATCGAAGCCGAATTGCGCGGATTTGGATTCCATTTCGGCCAGAGCGCCGTGGCCAGCCGATGCCTCGACATTGAGAACGGGCACATGGACCAGTTCGACGACCGGACCTGAGCGACGGGCAGGGGCACCAAGCACCTTCTCGTCCACCCCGAAAAAGCGGGCGAGCACCGAGCGATCCTGCTCGTCCAGGTGTCTCGGGCTGCCGCGGCGAATGTACTGCTGGATATAGGCTGCGTTGCGCCCGAGCAGTCGCGAAACCGAGGAATAATTGCAGCCTCGTTGCTGGATCAGTTCGTCCAAGGCTCTGCGTGCGTCGTCCATGACTGCCAGTCCTATCGCGGGTGCCTAGGAAAATCGATCCTAGACTCTAGGAACCTTTCCTAGTAGGAACATAATAAGAACACAAGTGCAAAGCGAGTCTTGAATCATGGGGCTTCTGGAGCAGATCGAGGAATATCTGGCGCGAACCCGGACGTCGCCGAGCACCTTCGGTCGACACGTCGTCGCTGATCCTCGCTTTGTTCATGACCTTCGGGAAGGGCGTAAACCAAGGCGGAAAACTTGCCAAAAAGTCTCGGATTTTCTCGCAGCGTCAGAAAGAGTTAACAGGGGGTAGATAGGCCCAGCAGGCTCTTCATCGGCTTCGAATCCCATTGCATCGGCGCTGAGCATCCAGTA encodes:
- a CDS encoding type IV secretion system DNA-binding domain-containing protein translates to MKRNLVNFTRGSQLLGHFSFMFAAGLKGPLIVAALVITWTSWWTISAGLTDHEVYLVWMRIYAAIYGFMEFDPAKRITLETAFGATIQFPISQLDHYPPVVHAWEKLTALLSSALWRSGFLLVPAFAVFYWFAERFGGRSKERKHERGAMLVTLPELVDELTTHNRRERTRELDQAMGWKWRLSLPREIARVFPYRPSHIATVAYPWRLEQSHAMLIGTTGMGKTVAISDMIAEARAKGQRCIVFDLTGAFIEHFHAAHCDIILNPLDARCPQWSLFDECRTEGEFWAAADALVPHDGGGEAQFWVIAARALFVEFCLKLLADGRASNEALARELMTADLSRVHAMMRGTIADPLTAPEAARMAESIRAVFNVNAKALKLLPATGPRFSVRKWIEEGAAGVQDQGSILFISARYVDMSVCAQLLTLWLDTAMNTLMTGPRTRDLKCWFFVDELGALHRLPALEKGLQTARNFGGAIVLGIHAYAKLKEVYGENMAMTLSSLARTKLILGTADRETATWCSDFIGHRQVRDMEEGYTYGYNNARDAVSLTPRKHIEPLLLPDQLMNLPRLSGYIKFPDGFPAAPVRLTPVNRPKRAETFIARVKDGPKAPVAEPQPPAQQARQSTASTGNEHPSSNDDGAGKPVVPKQGELALDQRQQSEPKQKPDAHVKDLRQPVESRPGKTPKEQERAARSGKEKAGNAKRESSNTRTEATPRKAGPSARPLLPTGEAAATQDQSATPKGTARAGTSEAKPPQEGRPDNSKSTGSSDAAARKLMLEDGLREQEPPPMTGPDLGDMEM
- the mobF gene encoding MobF family relaxase; this translates as MLSVANVRTAGGAANYFAADNYYTRADADRSGEWLGKGAAALGLNGTVDARQFEAILKGMLPDGSRVGSDNRAHRAGTDLTFSMPKSWSVLALVGGDKRILDAYAAAVRETLRWAEKNLAETRMDVRGRERVVQTGNLAIALFQHDTNRNQEPNAHFHAVIANVTQGPDGKWRALRNDKLWQHNTLLNAMTMARFRLDVEKLGYEVGEFGKHGNFEAVGVPKAVRDAFSSRRAEILEAAAQMNFSGPGVLDAATLMTRAEKGRIEDRDALTQQWRETSARFGFDPAVVIARANARSAQDLGNVTGFGPSVRALVRQGQALAATFAERLGLREGDPLIPARMGNRSVEQVAAIHAVASAVRHLGEREAAFTRSEIYRAALGFALPTSLAEIEHRVDQLVRQGHLERGRGGDRDLLTTRDAIRLEQRIIAAVESGRGVVPAIVSPDLAGERLQALSQIKYGLTLNAGQEGAGRLLLGSHNRIVAIQGVAGAGKSTVLKPVADILREEGRAVLGLAVQNTLVQMLERETGIPSMTVSRFLRQHSDLLEGADAARLAEARAAMRGTVVLLDEASMAGNADKEKLVRLANLLELGRFASIGDRKQLGAVDAGKPFDVMQQAGIETAVMDTNLRARTEALRNAQQAAQEGRIEDAMRHLAPQVIEVGNGAAVEAAAAWLSLPSGEREATAIYASGRVLRGAVNEAVQTGLKANGELGPGAMRLSTLSRVNVTREELRYASTYAPGMVVEVARRQRGQGLSPGEYRVVSADIARERVTLENERGRQFELRPGKFRPQGEQDALRLFEVREIDIHTHDRIRWTETDHKRGLLNADQARIVAVDSAGVVVKTSLGGEHRLEQGDPMLRRLDLAYALNAHMAQGLTSDRGIAVMDSRERNLANQQTFLVTITRLRDGLTLYVDNAGKLEAAVERNAGMKRSALETVDLLRDAAAKGQAKDRAPAPERKPPELDRSIAKPFEIGI
- a CDS encoding DUF6961 family protein, which gives rise to MLSDWELWACANHVLRTHGDKAPLHVAEQIGALALAGDQAGIRAWQAIAERIVQLTSNRDGARLQ
- a CDS encoding DUF5818 domain-containing protein, whose translation is MGPLLERASVPVSPDLHLRGELVEGPLGLLLQAGGGHWELDAPRSARRLVGREVEVTGHRAGFNGLICKQVWPAGTAQPRRMQLPIERLLVGGFVIYGLLATLAGLAGQLS
- a CDS encoding thermonuclease family protein encodes the protein MLALLAASIVASSQTFTCTPTHVWDGDGPVWCAEGPRIRIAGIAAREMDGSCRTNQPCPDATAIEARDTLVQLMGGARGTIQTGHIVVRGPRLSCRSEGSAGGSRTAAWCRLPSGADLSCAMIRTRTVLRWDRYWKGPACR
- a CDS encoding S24 family peptidase, whose translation is MDDARRALDELIQQRGCNYSSVSRLLGRNAAYIQQYIRRGSPRHLDEQDRSVLARFFGVDEKVLGAPARRSGPVVELVHVPVLNVEASAGHGALAEMESKSAQFGFDEKWLRRLTASKASSLSIIAVHGDSMEPTLHDGDEVMVDLADGQARLRDGIYVLRMDDMLSVKRIALEPQGKRASVLSDNPAYPSWRGLEKRTLNIVGRVLWFGRAL